A single window of Bacteroidota bacterium DNA harbors:
- a CDS encoding tetratricopeptide repeat protein yields the protein MKKLILSAILAAATTLTFAQNNKVVTAFNYHKYYVERGGKLDDLMNAKAAIDEATQHAQTMGNSKTWYYRGQIYHAMVESKEASLIETKDKNLQETVKSYLKTLELDSKKEYSRETLQRLAIAQIQYLNLGVEQFENKKYVHAANAFEEAVIVAGHLNKVDTLALYNAALAAEKGNLNDKAIAHYERLIQLKYGGANTYIFLSNIHKNLKQDDKAQEVIKKGRTAFPDDKNLIIEELNYYLIQGKLKEAISNLELAVQADPANHILIFSLGSVYDNLANPDKEKTQPTPAEYTEYMNKSEASYKKALEVKPDYFDAIYNLGALYFNQAVKINDQSQNIKDNAVYAKEIKKSDDKFALALPYLEKAHELDPKDRNTLISLKQLYARTQQADKYKKIKELLEN from the coding sequence ATGAAAAAATTAATCCTCTCAGCAATCCTTGCTGCTGCAACCACCCTTACTTTTGCACAAAATAACAAGGTTGTTACTGCTTTTAATTACCATAAGTATTATGTTGAAAGGGGCGGCAAATTAGATGATCTTATGAATGCAAAGGCGGCAATTGACGAGGCTACCCAACATGCACAAACAATGGGAAATTCAAAAACCTGGTATTACAGGGGACAGATTTATCATGCAATGGTGGAGAGTAAGGAAGCATCCTTAATTGAAACTAAGGATAAAAACCTTCAGGAAACAGTAAAATCTTACCTTAAAACACTTGAACTTGATTCAAAAAAGGAATATTCTAGAGAAACATTGCAGCGATTGGCAATTGCTCAAATACAATATTTAAACCTTGGGGTTGAGCAATTCGAGAATAAAAAGTACGTACATGCAGCAAATGCTTTTGAAGAGGCTGTAATTGTTGCAGGACATCTTAATAAGGTTGATACTTTAGCCTTATACAATGCTGCATTGGCTGCTGAAAAAGGCAATTTAAATGATAAAGCTATAGCTCATTATGAAAGATTAATCCAATTGAAATACGGAGGGGCTAATACCTACATATTTCTTTCCAATATCCATAAAAATCTAAAACAGGATGATAAAGCTCAGGAAGTTATCAAAAAAGGAAGAACCGCTTTTCCTGATGATAAAAACCTGATAATTGAGGAACTTAATTATTATTTAATCCAGGGTAAATTAAAAGAAGCAATTTCAAATCTAGAATTAGCCGTGCAGGCAGATCCAGCCAACCATATTCTTATTTTTTCACTTGGAAGTGTTTATGATAATCTTGCCAATCCTGATAAAGAGAAAACTCAACCAACCCCAGCTGAATATACTGAATACATGAACAAATCCGAGGCTTCATATAAAAAAGCACTGGAAGTAAAACCTGATTATTTTGATGCTATTTACAATTTAGGGGCCTTGTATTTTAACCAAGCTGTAAAAATTAATGATCAATCACAAAATATTAAAGATAACGCTGTTTATGCAAAGGAAATTAAAAAATCAGATGATAAATTTGCACTGGCATTACCATATTTGGAAAAAGCACACGAACTTGATCCTAAAGACAGAAATACTTTGATTTCTTTAAAACAACTTTATGCCCGTACACAACAGGCCGATAAATACAAAAAGATCAAGGAATTATTGGAGAATTAA
- a CDS encoding YwbE family protein encodes MDGTNRADIKSGLIVKIVTKQNQKSGILTQGIVKDILTNSPMHHHGIKVRLENGEIGRVKQIIG; translated from the coding sequence ATGGATGGAACAAATCGAGCTGATATTAAATCAGGATTAATTGTAAAGATAGTTACAAAGCAAAATCAAAAATCAGGAATACTTACACAAGGGATCGTAAAAGATATTCTTACAAATTCGCCAATGCATCACCATGGAATTAAAGTGAGGCTGGAAAATGGAGAAATTGGCAGGGTAAAGCAAATCATAGGATAA
- a CDS encoding ROK family protein, translating to MQEISVVAGIDVGGFTTEIGLVDAFGTCFEKCILTTSEFTEVNEFVKQCLKAINQLKNESRENLAIKAIGIGAPNANFYRGTIEYPVNLSWKGIIPFVKLFNQNTELPVALTNDANAAAIGEKLFGGAKKMDNFLSLTLGTGLGSGIYTNGKIVHGHQGFAGEMGHIIMHENGRMCGSGIRGCLEAYVSAEGIKRTIYYMLSDSKQNSEFRDITFNNLTGEQITQAAENGDTIAIKAFEYTAAILGKKLADIVSILDPEAIFFGGGLARAGDLLLAPAKIAMEENLLPVFKNKIKLQISELLDKNSAILGASALGWDLVINKKKIKPIL from the coding sequence ATGCAGGAAATTTCAGTTGTAGCCGGTATCGATGTGGGAGGATTTACAACCGAAATTGGTTTAGTTGATGCCTTTGGGACTTGTTTTGAAAAATGCATACTAACCACGAGTGAATTTACTGAGGTAAATGAATTTGTTAAACAATGTTTAAAGGCAATTAATCAACTTAAAAATGAATCCAGGGAAAATTTGGCAATAAAAGCAATTGGAATTGGTGCTCCAAATGCAAATTTTTACCGTGGAACAATTGAATATCCTGTTAATCTATCCTGGAAGGGTATAATTCCCTTTGTAAAGCTATTTAACCAAAATACAGAACTTCCTGTTGCATTAACCAATGATGCAAATGCTGCTGCTATTGGGGAGAAATTATTTGGTGGTGCAAAAAAAATGGATAATTTTTTAAGTTTAACTCTTGGTACAGGATTGGGAAGCGGTATTTATACAAATGGAAAAATAGTACATGGCCACCAGGGTTTCGCAGGTGAAATGGGGCACATTATAATGCATGAAAATGGGAGAATGTGCGGATCGGGAATACGCGGATGCCTGGAAGCTTATGTTTCAGCCGAAGGAATTAAAAGGACAATTTATTATATGCTTTCTGATTCAAAACAAAATAGTGAATTCCGGGATATTACCTTTAATAACTTAACAGGTGAACAAATTACCCAAGCAGCAGAAAATGGAGATACAATAGCTATAAAAGCATTTGAATATACCGCAGCTATTTTGGGCAAAAAATTGGCAGATATTGTTTCTATTCTTGACCCTGAGGCAATTTTTTTTGGAGGAGGACTGGCAAGAGCAGGTGATTTATTACTGGCTCCTGCTAAAATAGCCATGGAAGAAAATTTGCTCCCCGTATTTAAAAATAAAATCAAATTGCAAATCTCCGAATTACTGGATAAAAACAGTGCAATATTAGGTGCGAGCGCCCTTGGCTGGGATCTTGTAATAAATAAAAAAAAAATTAAACCAATACTATAG
- a CDS encoding phosphoglycerate kinase has product MKNIDEANFKGKKVLLRVDFNVPFNEMQEITDDTRIRKTIPTIRKIIRDGGSVIIMTHLGKPEGEFKEELSLTNVLPVLSELLKLEVLFADDCIGNQAVSLSRGLKKGEVLLLENLRFHKEEEEGSEDFARKLASLGDVYVNDAFGAAHRPHASVSVLPQFIKERYAGILFLKELEKINKIMENQQKPFIAIIGGAKVSDKIKVIEVLLDKVDYLLIGGAMAYTFVKAKGGDIGSSIYEKDALDKALALLEKAKQNNVKIMLPLDSMIVDMDEANDPEDSQTDQIPEHFKGMDIGFEARGMFEDIIDNSKTILWNGPMGVFEINEFEGGTKAIAKAIANATRNGAFSLIGGGETSAAVKKFGLTDQFSHVSTGGGALLKYIEGKQFPAIKALEEVHAYAEQNK; this is encoded by the coding sequence ATGAAAAACATAGATGAGGCCAATTTCAAAGGAAAAAAAGTGCTCTTAAGAGTTGATTTTAATGTTCCCTTCAATGAAATGCAAGAGATTACCGATGATACAAGAATAAGGAAAACAATTCCAACCATTCGAAAAATAATAAGAGACGGTGGTTCAGTAATTATAATGACACATTTAGGTAAACCAGAAGGTGAGTTTAAAGAGGAACTATCTTTAACAAATGTGCTTCCTGTTTTAAGCGAACTGTTAAAACTAGAAGTTCTTTTTGCTGATGATTGCATTGGCAATCAAGCTGTTTCACTTTCCAGAGGCTTAAAAAAAGGAGAAGTTCTTTTGTTGGAGAACCTAAGATTTCACAAAGAAGAAGAGGAGGGAAGCGAGGATTTTGCAAGAAAACTTGCATCTCTTGGTGATGTATATGTAAATGATGCCTTTGGAGCAGCCCATCGCCCTCATGCATCAGTTTCTGTTTTGCCTCAATTTATTAAAGAAAGGTATGCAGGTATATTGTTTTTAAAAGAACTTGAGAAAATAAATAAGATAATGGAAAATCAGCAAAAACCATTTATTGCAATAATTGGTGGGGCTAAAGTATCCGATAAGATAAAAGTTATTGAAGTATTGTTGGATAAAGTGGATTATTTACTTATTGGTGGGGCTATGGCTTATACTTTTGTTAAGGCTAAAGGCGGAGATATAGGAAGTTCCATTTATGAAAAAGATGCTTTGGATAAGGCCCTGGCTTTATTAGAAAAAGCAAAACAAAACAATGTAAAAATAATGCTTCCCCTAGATTCTATGATTGTGGATATGGATGAGGCTAACGATCCCGAAGATTCACAAACTGACCAAATACCTGAGCATTTTAAAGGAATGGACATTGGTTTTGAAGCAAGAGGCATGTTTGAGGATATTATTGATAACTCAAAAACCATACTTTGGAATGGACCAATGGGTGTGTTTGAAATCAATGAATTTGAAGGTGGTACAAAAGCAATTGCAAAAGCTATTGCTAATGCTACCCGAAATGGTGCATTTTCCCTTATAGGTGGGGGGGAAACATCCGCAGCGGTAAAAAAATTCGGTTTAACAGACCAGTTCTCTCATGTTTCAACAGGAGGGGGAGCGCTTTTAAAGTATATTGAAGGTAAACAATTTCCCGCTATTAAGGCTTTAGAAGAGGTTCATGCTTACGCAGAGCAAAACAAATAA
- a CDS encoding glycosyltransferase family 4 protein — MKIAQIAPLYESIPPKMYGGTERIVYYLTEELIKQGHHVTLFASGDSRTNAELVSICDNSLRLNQQCVDPFAHHIVQLQLVQNRISEFDIVHYHTDYFHFPSSSLNKEVNHVTTVHGRLDIIDLQNVYTVFNGIPLISISNNQRIPIPYANWVGTVYHGLPFNLYKFYPSQGKYLAFLGRISPEKGVERAIEIAKRSGIKLIIAAKISNVDEIYFQTTIKPLLNNELIEFIGEIGEKEKGDFLGNAIALLFPIDWPEPFGIVMIESLACGTPVIGFNKGSVPEILTEGENGFIIDSIEAGVKAITNINSVDRAKCRAIFEEKFSAERMTNDYLKIYEQILKKKVFSNTVNY; from the coding sequence ATGAAAATTGCCCAAATTGCACCTTTGTATGAGAGTATTCCACCAAAAATGTATGGCGGAACCGAACGCATTGTTTATTACCTTACTGAAGAACTCATTAAACAAGGTCATCATGTAACTCTTTTCGCTTCGGGGGATTCAAGAACCAATGCTGAACTGGTTTCAATATGTGATAATTCCTTACGATTAAATCAGCAATGTGTTGATCCATTTGCCCATCATATTGTACAATTGCAATTGGTCCAAAACAGGATTTCCGAATTTGATATAGTGCATTACCATACTGATTATTTTCACTTTCCATCTTCATCCCTTAATAAAGAGGTTAACCACGTTACCACAGTACATGGGAGATTAGATATTATTGATTTGCAAAATGTATACACCGTTTTTAACGGAATACCTTTAATCTCAATTTCGAATAACCAGCGTATTCCAATCCCTTATGCAAACTGGGTAGGAACGGTTTATCATGGGCTTCCTTTTAATTTATATAAATTCTATCCAAGTCAAGGTAAATATTTAGCCTTCCTGGGAAGGATATCTCCTGAAAAAGGGGTAGAACGAGCAATAGAAATTGCAAAGCGATCTGGAATTAAATTGATTATTGCTGCAAAAATAAGTAATGTGGATGAAATATATTTTCAAACTACAATAAAACCACTTCTAAATAATGAGTTAATAGAATTTATCGGGGAAATTGGTGAAAAAGAAAAAGGTGATTTTTTGGGAAATGCAATTGCCTTGCTCTTTCCTATTGACTGGCCAGAGCCCTTTGGCATAGTTATGATTGAATCCCTTGCTTGTGGCACCCCTGTAATAGGTTTTAACAAGGGTTCAGTACCGGAAATATTAACTGAAGGGGAAAACGGGTTCATTATTGATTCAATAGAAGCTGGAGTTAAAGCAATTACTAATATAAATTCAGTTGACAGGGCGAAATGCAGAGCAATTTTTGAAGAAAAATTTTCTGCTGAAAGAATGACAAATGATTATTTGAAAATTTATGAACAAATACTAAAGAAAAAAGTCTTTTCAAATACTGTCAATTATTAA
- a CDS encoding amylo-alpha-1,6-glucosidase, whose amino-acid sequence MSNRIKIEDNYYISATSTYADSRVFVLNNADTFGVFDLWGDINLIGKEAQGIYHAGTRFVSELEFKVNGERPVLLSSAIREENDILHADLTNVDVIINGEITLIKGSIHISRIKFIKNGMCHEKITLINYNRSAHELNFSFSIDADFKDIFEIRGIKRENRGETVQINKNLEKFTFTYLGLDNISRKTEFTFFPLPDNSIGSELNYKVVLQPLIAFELSYSISFEIGSKSIKTEQMDFYNCYKQLNIQLEKEKKQIAGITTENGFFNHWINRSRVDLISLIAHTPHGRYPYAGIPWYNTAFGRDGIITALEVLWVYPDIAKGVLFYLAQTQSKSTNYYQDSEPGKIFHETREGEMAELGEVPFKLYYGTVDATPLFIVLAGAYYKRTNDLETIKKIWKNIEAALAWIEKYGDLDGDGFVEYQHHSEQGLYNQGWKDSYDSVSHKNGDLANSPIALCEVQAYVFDAKKNASFLANALGFQALSNKLNEEAELLKKKFNEAFWDEELQCFVLALDGNKEPCRVKSSNVGHCLFSGIVNQEYVMPLVNTLFAKEMFSQWGIRTLSSEEVRYNPMSYHNGSVWPHDNALIAFGLARYGLQKEALKILSSFYQATMYIDLQRLPELFCGFERQFGEGPIAYPVACSPQAWAVGALYMLLQACIKIDINAIEKRVTFHKPVLPDFIHRIEIDNLTLGSEVAAIRLQKQIVETESSDVTIMVIKKPADWEIVIIK is encoded by the coding sequence ATGAGTAACCGGATTAAAATTGAAGACAATTATTACATTTCTGCTACATCAACTTATGCTGATAGCAGGGTATTTGTGTTAAATAATGCGGATACTTTTGGTGTGTTTGATTTATGGGGAGACATTAATCTGATCGGGAAGGAAGCACAGGGAATTTACCATGCAGGAACTCGCTTTGTTTCTGAGCTTGAATTTAAAGTTAATGGTGAAAGGCCAGTATTATTGAGTTCTGCTATTCGGGAAGAAAATGATATTTTACATGCAGATTTAACCAATGTAGATGTTATAATTAATGGAGAAATAACCTTAATAAAAGGATCCATTCACATTAGTAGAATCAAGTTTATAAAGAACGGCATGTGCCATGAAAAAATAACCTTGATTAATTACAATAGAAGTGCTCATGAGCTGAATTTTTCGTTTTCTATTGATGCTGATTTTAAAGATATTTTTGAAATCAGAGGGATCAAGCGGGAAAATCGAGGTGAGACTGTACAAATTAATAAAAATTTAGAGAAATTCACTTTCACCTATCTGGGTCTTGATAATATTAGCAGAAAGACTGAATTCACTTTTTTTCCACTGCCTGATAATAGTATAGGTTCAGAGCTTAATTACAAAGTTGTTTTACAACCTTTAATAGCCTTTGAACTGAGTTATAGTATTTCTTTTGAAATCGGTTCTAAATCAATTAAAACCGAACAAATGGATTTTTATAATTGCTATAAACAATTAAATATTCAGTTGGAAAAAGAGAAGAAGCAAATAGCAGGAATAACAACTGAAAATGGTTTTTTTAATCATTGGATCAACCGCTCAAGAGTTGACCTTATTTCATTGATCGCTCACACTCCGCACGGTAGATATCCATATGCTGGAATTCCATGGTATAATACTGCTTTTGGAAGAGACGGTATTATTACAGCCCTTGAGGTTTTATGGGTATATCCTGATATTGCAAAAGGTGTTTTATTTTATTTGGCTCAAACCCAATCCAAGTCAACCAATTATTACCAGGATTCAGAACCAGGAAAAATTTTTCATGAAACACGGGAAGGAGAAATGGCTGAATTAGGCGAAGTTCCATTTAAATTATATTATGGAACTGTAGATGCAACACCCTTATTTATTGTGTTGGCAGGCGCATATTACAAGCGCACTAATGATTTGGAAACAATAAAAAAGATTTGGAAAAATATTGAAGCAGCACTTGCATGGATAGAAAAATATGGAGATTTGGATGGGGATGGATTTGTAGAATATCAGCATCATTCTGAACAAGGTCTATACAACCAGGGATGGAAGGATTCATACGATTCTGTAAGTCATAAAAATGGTGATTTGGCCAACTCCCCCATTGCCTTGTGTGAAGTTCAGGCTTATGTTTTTGATGCAAAAAAAAATGCATCTTTCCTTGCAAATGCTTTAGGTTTCCAGGCTTTATCAAACAAATTGAATGAAGAGGCCGAACTATTGAAAAAAAAATTTAATGAGGCATTTTGGGATGAGGAATTGCAGTGCTTTGTTCTTGCACTTGATGGAAACAAAGAACCTTGCAGGGTTAAGTCTTCAAATGTTGGGCACTGTTTATTTTCAGGAATAGTAAATCAGGAATATGTAATGCCTTTAGTTAATACACTATTTGCAAAGGAAATGTTCTCACAATGGGGAATAAGAACACTTTCCTCTGAGGAGGTAAGGTATAATCCAATGTCTTATCACAATGGTTCTGTTTGGCCCCATGATAATGCTTTAATTGCTTTTGGTTTAGCAAGATATGGATTGCAAAAAGAGGCCTTGAAAATATTAAGCAGTTTTTACCAGGCAACAATGTATATTGATCTTCAGAGATTACCCGAGCTATTTTGTGGTTTTGAAAGGCAATTTGGGGAAGGTCCAATTGCTTATCCAGTTGCCTGTTCACCACAAGCCTGGGCAGTTGGGGCTTTATATATGTTATTACAAGCCTGTATTAAAATTGATATTAATGCTATCGAAAAAAGAGTAACCTTCCATAAACCGGTACTGCCTGATTTTATCCATAGAATAGAAATAGACAATTTAACTCTTGGAAGTGAAGTTGCTGCTATTCGATTACAAAAACAAATAGTTGAAACTGAAAGTTCTGATGTTACCATCATGGTAATTAAAAAGCCTGCAGATTGGGAAATAGTGATCATTAAATAA